From Desulfomonile tiedjei, one genomic window encodes:
- a CDS encoding hydrogenase iron-sulfur subunit has product MDQKIGVYICSGCGIGESIDVDALSAVANEFKIAKCVSNPTLCSQEGVGQIKQDIEAGEVDCVVAAACSGRVKTDEFSFDPMTTIVERVNIREHVVWCQPPNHEDTQMMAEDYMRMGLTRVEKSTLPKPYQEATDKNILVIGGGISGLQASLDAADAGYSVTLVEKEPELGGYMAKWHKTTPSGPLYQELENITIQDTIDRVKANANIAVKTAVTIDKIAGAPGMFDVTLTGGEALRIGSVVLAAGWKPYDPAKLEHLSYGKFPDVITNVQMEEMAKAGKITCPSDGSEPSVVAFIQCAGSRDADHLPYCSAVCCRVSLKQAEYVKQQNEENKVFVFYKDIRTPEQHEEFYKKVQKDGVVFVKTDTAKVAISEGSERKLSIETMDELLGEPVQVEADMVVLATGMQPAVLDDPILNLQYRQGPALPDLKYGFPDSHFVCFPYETRRTGIYTAGCVRQPMTATRATNDGTGAAMKAIQCVELTSQGRAVHPRAGDMSYPELFVQRCTQCKRCTEECPFGMYNEDEKGTPLPHPTRCRRCAICMGSCPERIISFNNYSVDMIGSMIKSIHVPDEYDEKPRVIGLICENDAFPAVDMAGLNKLQYPPWVRFIPLRCLGSINLVWIADALSKGIDGIVLFGCKFGDDYQCHFIKGSELANTRMDKIKETLDRLVLESDRIRLEQLAISDYKRIPEILEEFTARLEELGPNPYKGF; this is encoded by the coding sequence ATGGATCAGAAAATCGGAGTCTATATATGCTCAGGATGCGGCATAGGAGAATCCATAGACGTGGACGCCCTCTCCGCGGTCGCCAATGAGTTCAAAATAGCCAAGTGTGTCTCAAACCCGACGCTTTGCAGCCAGGAAGGTGTCGGGCAGATCAAACAGGACATCGAAGCGGGCGAGGTCGACTGCGTAGTTGCCGCGGCCTGTTCCGGCCGAGTCAAGACCGACGAGTTCTCATTCGATCCCATGACCACCATAGTGGAACGGGTGAACATCCGGGAACACGTTGTCTGGTGCCAGCCGCCAAATCACGAAGACACCCAGATGATGGCGGAAGATTACATGCGCATGGGCCTGACCCGTGTGGAGAAGTCCACCCTTCCCAAGCCTTACCAGGAAGCGACGGACAAGAACATTCTGGTCATAGGCGGTGGAATAAGCGGGCTGCAAGCCTCCCTCGACGCGGCGGACGCAGGCTATTCGGTTACTCTGGTCGAAAAGGAGCCTGAGCTTGGCGGATACATGGCCAAATGGCACAAGACAACACCCAGCGGTCCGCTTTATCAGGAACTGGAAAACATAACCATTCAGGATACCATCGACCGGGTGAAGGCCAATGCCAACATCGCGGTCAAGACCGCGGTTACCATTGACAAGATCGCCGGCGCTCCGGGCATGTTCGACGTGACTCTGACCGGTGGAGAGGCTTTGCGAATCGGTTCCGTAGTGCTGGCCGCAGGGTGGAAGCCATACGATCCAGCCAAGCTGGAGCACCTCTCCTACGGCAAGTTCCCTGATGTCATTACCAACGTCCAGATGGAAGAGATGGCAAAGGCAGGCAAGATCACCTGCCCCTCGGACGGGTCGGAGCCTTCGGTGGTGGCCTTCATCCAGTGCGCGGGGTCCCGCGATGCCGACCATTTGCCGTACTGCAGCGCGGTCTGCTGCCGAGTCTCTTTGAAGCAGGCCGAGTACGTGAAACAGCAGAACGAAGAAAACAAGGTCTTCGTGTTTTACAAAGACATTAGGACCCCTGAACAGCACGAAGAATTCTACAAGAAGGTCCAAAAAGACGGCGTGGTCTTCGTCAAGACCGACACAGCGAAAGTCGCCATCAGCGAGGGCTCCGAGCGCAAACTCAGCATCGAGACCATGGACGAGCTGCTCGGCGAGCCGGTGCAGGTGGAAGCTGACATGGTCGTGCTTGCCACGGGCATGCAGCCGGCAGTTCTCGACGATCCGATACTGAACTTGCAGTATCGACAGGGGCCCGCTCTGCCTGACCTCAAGTACGGTTTTCCCGACTCCCATTTCGTCTGCTTCCCTTACGAGACTCGGCGAACCGGAATCTACACCGCGGGATGCGTCAGACAGCCCATGACCGCCACCCGAGCCACAAACGACGGCACCGGAGCCGCAATGAAGGCTATTCAGTGCGTCGAACTGACATCTCAGGGGCGGGCGGTTCACCCGAGGGCCGGGGATATGTCCTATCCGGAGCTTTTCGTCCAGCGGTGCACCCAGTGTAAGCGCTGCACAGAGGAATGCCCCTTCGGCATGTACAACGAGGACGAGAAAGGCACACCACTGCCGCATCCGACTCGTTGCCGTCGATGCGCAATTTGCATGGGCTCGTGCCCTGAACGTATAATTTCCTTTAACAACTACTCTGTGGACATGATCGGCTCCATGATAAAGTCCATTCATGTTCCGGACGAGTATGACGAGAAGCCTCGGGTCATAGGCTTGATCTGCGAGAACGACGCTTTCCCTGCCGTGGATATGGCTGGTCTTAACAAGTTGCAGTACCCGCCATGGGTGCGATTCATCCCGCTGCGGTGCCTGGGATCCATCAACCTGGTCTGGATCGCGGACGCGCTGTCAAAAGGGATTGATGGAATCGTCCTCTTTGGCTGCAAGTTCGGCGATGACTACCAGTGCCATTTTATCAAAGGCAGCGAACTGGCGAACACTCGAATGGACAAGATCAAAGAGACGCTGGATCGACTGGTGCTCGAATCCGACAGAATCAGGCTCGAACAACTGGCCATCAGCGACTACAAGCGTATACCCGAAATACTGGAGGAGTTCACCGCAAGACTGGAAGAACTCGGTCCAAACCCGTACAAAGGGTTCTAA
- a CDS encoding CoB--CoM heterodisulfide reductase iron-sulfur subunit A family protein — MGEAERKILVVGGGISGMTAAVEAAEAGAEAIIVERNPYLGGRVTLLNQYFPKLCPPICGLEINFRRIKQNPKVTFHTLSEVTSISGEPGNYEVTVQVNPRYVNDNCTGCGKCGEVAETEISNPVNYGMDKVKAAYLPHAMAYPFKYVIAPEIIGTDEAKKCADVCPYNAVDLDMKAETITYKVGAIVWATGWDPYDATKVDYLGLGTVPNVVTSVMFERLAAHNGPTGGKILRPSDGKEVKSVAFVQCAGSRDENHLPYCSGICCLASLKQATYIREQVPDSNAFIYYIDVRAMGKYEDFYTKVDQDENVTLTKSKIARISPDQESGGVLVEGEDIVKGQMVKQVVDLAVLAVGMVPGTATLKPSLEMEYDNFGFVMSSGQSGIVPAGCVKAPMEVAASLQDSTAAALKAIQRTMGR; from the coding sequence ATGGGTGAAGCAGAGCGAAAGATCCTGGTGGTTGGAGGCGGCATTAGCGGCATGACCGCTGCCGTCGAAGCCGCGGAAGCAGGAGCGGAAGCTATTATAGTGGAGAGGAACCCTTATCTGGGCGGCCGAGTCACTCTTCTGAATCAGTATTTTCCCAAGTTGTGCCCGCCAATTTGCGGCCTGGAGATCAATTTCAGGCGCATCAAACAGAACCCCAAGGTTACTTTTCACACGCTTTCCGAGGTGACTTCCATATCCGGCGAACCTGGCAACTATGAGGTCACGGTGCAGGTGAATCCGCGGTATGTGAACGACAATTGCACTGGATGCGGGAAATGCGGTGAAGTTGCAGAAACCGAGATTTCCAATCCGGTCAACTATGGGATGGACAAAGTCAAGGCAGCATACCTGCCCCATGCAATGGCCTACCCTTTTAAGTACGTCATTGCGCCGGAAATAATCGGCACCGATGAAGCCAAGAAATGTGCGGACGTCTGCCCGTACAATGCAGTAGACCTCGACATGAAGGCCGAAACCATCACGTACAAGGTCGGGGCCATAGTCTGGGCCACGGGTTGGGACCCTTACGACGCGACCAAAGTCGATTACCTGGGTTTGGGAACCGTTCCCAATGTGGTAACGAGCGTCATGTTCGAGCGCCTTGCTGCACACAACGGTCCCACAGGCGGGAAAATCCTGCGACCTTCCGACGGCAAGGAAGTCAAAAGCGTGGCATTCGTGCAGTGCGCGGGGTCCAGGGACGAGAACCATCTGCCGTATTGCTCGGGCATCTGCTGCCTGGCTTCGTTGAAGCAGGCCACATACATCCGTGAGCAGGTCCCTGACAGCAACGCGTTCATCTACTACATCGACGTGCGTGCTATGGGCAAATACGAAGACTTTTACACCAAGGTCGATCAGGACGAGAACGTGACCCTCACCAAGAGCAAAATCGCCAGGATCTCTCCGGACCAGGAATCCGGCGGCGTGCTGGTGGAAGGCGAAGATATCGTGAAAGGTCAAATGGTCAAGCAGGTCGTTGATTTGGCGGTCCTCGCCGTGGGAATGGTCCCCGGCACAGCGACGCTAAAACCTTCGCTTGAGATGGAATACGACAACTTCGGCTTCGTGATGTCTTCCGGGCAATCGGGGATAGTGCCGGCGGGGTGCGTAAAAGCGCCTATGGAAGTTGCCGCTTCGTTGCAAGATTCGACAGCCGCGGCCCTCAAAGCCATTCAGCGTACTATGGGGAGGTAG
- a CDS encoding DUF4424 family protein: MVKDFTNSNVKRVGLLTMLALPVVAAAILISPKAIFADGSTARFGAGGIEFLKSEDIRMLEEVLEISTKLIRVRFRFLNESGKDIHATMAFPLPLYPSFLIDRRSGIGHPADSIMDSFTVRIDGHLVSPKIDRKAILNNGDITAQLREIGLSEAQIFAAFELTKYEQAAMERLDEKKRALLQSNWEISETAFWQQTFPAGKEIVVEHTYKPAVGSFPDAWFGTWMRRKDDEVCLHDVTAQAIENRVKALDTGGDGMVNVRTEDVEYILSTGRNWKGPIRKFTLRIEKESPDQFVSLCFPEKPKKVRPTVYEFVQKNFVPPDKLVVYFYTVGP; this comes from the coding sequence GTGGTAAAGGATTTCACGAACAGCAACGTGAAGCGGGTTGGCCTTTTGACTATGCTCGCCTTACCGGTAGTTGCCGCAGCGATCTTAATCTCGCCAAAGGCGATTTTTGCCGACGGTTCGACCGCTCGTTTTGGCGCAGGCGGAATTGAATTCCTGAAGAGTGAAGACATCCGCATGCTGGAGGAAGTCCTTGAGATTTCCACAAAACTGATACGAGTCAGATTTCGCTTCCTGAATGAATCCGGAAAAGACATTCACGCCACTATGGCATTTCCGCTGCCGCTCTATCCATCGTTCTTGATTGATCGCCGTTCAGGAATCGGACACCCCGCGGATTCAATCATGGATAGTTTCACGGTTCGGATTGACGGTCACCTGGTATCACCGAAGATAGATCGTAAGGCTATCCTGAATAACGGTGATATCACGGCTCAGCTGCGCGAGATTGGGTTGTCCGAGGCACAGATTTTTGCGGCTTTTGAGCTAACGAAATATGAACAAGCTGCAATGGAGAGACTGGACGAAAAGAAGCGAGCACTTCTTCAATCGAATTGGGAAATATCTGAAACTGCTTTTTGGCAACAGACCTTTCCGGCAGGAAAAGAAATTGTTGTGGAGCACACCTACAAACCGGCCGTCGGAAGCTTCCCCGACGCCTGGTTTGGTACGTGGATGCGCCGAAAAGACGATGAAGTGTGCCTCCACGATGTTACGGCACAGGCCATCGAGAATCGTGTGAAAGCCCTGGACACTGGGGGTGACGGAATGGTTAACGTTAGAACTGAAGACGTAGAATACATCCTCTCCACGGGGAGGAACTGGAAGGGACCAATCCGAAAGTTTACGCTGAGGATCGAGAAGGAAAGCCCGGATCAGTTTGTATCTCTTTGCTTCCCCGAAAAGCCCAAGAAAGTTCGCCCGACGGTGTATGAATTTGTGCAAAAGAATTTCGTCCCACCCGACAAACTTGTTGTTTATTTCTACACTGTTGGCCCGTGA
- a CDS encoding (Fe-S)-binding protein, with translation MEAKIPFLEVSDAIVMSGAETLYWCMQCGLCTGTCPWRLVPGEASEQFNVRMVQRLGQLGLEGFESENCLFACTTCRACVDRCPRGVDIIGNVRGMRSMLAEVGTIPPSLKPIAGSLHAQGNPWSGDRNKRTEWIKDVAVPEFSSDTEYFLSVCCTSCYDQRSQKIARSVAKALTAAGVSFGIIGNEESCCGESIRKVGDEELFQKLAKSNINLYNSKGVKKIIVTSPHCLYTFKNEYPELGGEYEVVHYTEILALAVAKGNLKLSGDAAGPVAMHDPCYLGRHNSIYDPPRDLISAIPGAELKELSRNRKNSLCCGGGGGRVWMETKAGERFAELRINEACDAGAKTLVTSCPYCITMLEDSCNVLGKSDNLRVIDLSELIAEKL, from the coding sequence ATGGAAGCTAAAATACCTTTCTTGGAAGTTAGTGATGCGATAGTCATGTCCGGCGCGGAGACGCTTTACTGGTGCATGCAATGCGGCCTTTGTACCGGGACTTGCCCCTGGCGATTGGTCCCCGGCGAGGCATCGGAGCAGTTCAACGTACGTATGGTGCAACGCCTGGGCCAACTGGGTCTCGAAGGCTTCGAGTCCGAGAATTGCCTCTTTGCCTGCACAACTTGCCGGGCCTGCGTGGACAGGTGTCCAAGAGGCGTGGACATCATCGGTAATGTCCGCGGCATGCGCAGTATGCTCGCGGAAGTAGGAACTATTCCGCCCAGCCTGAAGCCCATCGCGGGAAGCTTGCATGCTCAAGGTAATCCCTGGTCGGGAGATCGCAACAAACGCACGGAATGGATCAAGGATGTCGCGGTGCCGGAATTCTCGAGCGACACCGAGTATTTCCTCTCCGTTTGCTGCACCTCGTGCTACGACCAGCGGAGCCAGAAGATAGCCCGGTCGGTGGCAAAGGCCCTCACAGCAGCCGGCGTTAGTTTCGGCATCATCGGCAATGAAGAAAGCTGCTGCGGTGAGTCCATCCGGAAGGTCGGCGATGAGGAACTCTTCCAGAAGCTGGCCAAGTCAAACATAAATCTGTACAACAGCAAAGGTGTGAAGAAAATTATCGTCACTTCTCCTCACTGCTTGTATACCTTCAAGAACGAATATCCTGAGCTGGGCGGTGAATACGAAGTCGTGCACTACACGGAAATCCTCGCGCTAGCCGTTGCGAAGGGCAACCTGAAACTCTCCGGCGATGCTGCAGGTCCGGTGGCAATGCATGACCCGTGCTACCTCGGCCGTCACAACAGTATCTACGATCCTCCACGCGACCTCATTTCCGCAATCCCTGGCGCAGAGCTGAAGGAACTCTCCAGAAACCGCAAAAATAGCCTCTGCTGCGGCGGTGGCGGCGGAAGAGTCTGGATGGAAACCAAGGCCGGCGAAAGATTCGCGGAACTTCGTATCAACGAAGCTTGCGATGCCGGAGCCAAAACTCTGGTAACCTCCTGCCCTTACTGCATCACCATGCTCGAGGACTCCTGCAACGTGCTCGGCAAAAGTGACAACCTCCGAGTCATCGACCTGTCCGAATTGATCGCTGAAAAGCTTTAG